A window of Elephas maximus indicus isolate mEleMax1 chromosome X, mEleMax1 primary haplotype, whole genome shotgun sequence genomic DNA:
AAGAAAAGATTCAAggattttcagtttgttttacACAATATAAAACTCTTACCCTGAAAtctgaaagaaaacaataaatgcatgAGGGTGAATTCAGATTCTGAATCTTAATAAACCttcaaataaaaagaacaatatttgaaaaatacaaaaagacaagCTAAATCTACAAGTTACTCAGGTATAACAGGAATATAAGAAGACATACACGTGCTCCCTCCAGCCCCATGTTGCCTCCACAGCTTAGAAGGTTAACAGCCATTTTCAACAAAAAAGTGAAGGATCTGCATCAGACTTCACTAGGGATGGGAGGACCGGCTGGACCTACCCTGACACTAGCCCTGGCCCTGGCATTCGGACCAGCCCCGGCCCATTCTCTGCCTGCGACTCTCTCTTCCTCATCTCTGCAAGTTTCTTCATACAGGGCTTGGAAGGCACTGGAACACATATCGTTGTCCTTGGCCAAAAACTCCACGACTTTTGTCTTGCTGGCTTCAGCTTGGGCTCTGGGACCCAACAGGAATTCATAGCGTGGAGGATCACTGTTGGGCACCTGCCGGTACTCCAGGTACTTTGCCTGCACCAAATCTTTGGTGATGAGCTTCCGGGGCTCCCCAAAGATGAAGTGAGTCTTCCCATCATACACCCCCATCATATTCAGGAATTCCCACATCTCCTCCTCTGTGGCACAGCTTCCATTCGTGTAGATCATGGCCAGGAGAGGCATCAGGAGCCCCTTCTTGGGAAACCCCCTGCCACCACTCAGATTCTCTTTCTCGGTTATCTCCAATTTGCTGACAATGGTATAGGATTGACCTTTGGAATCGACTTCTTTCACATCAAGGCCAAAGACCAGCTCTATGTACTCAGAGGCTCTCCTCAGGATGTCAGGGAAGTGCTCCTTGTACCTTTTGTTGATGATCTTCATCATGTTTCCCTTGGTAATGGGCTCTTGCATTTCATACTTGGACAGCAGGAACTGGGACAACAGGATCACCCTCCTTGTTAGAGGGTCTCTACGTGACCTCTCATTGGGTGCTTGTGTGGCAGAGGACCTTGGACCTCCCTCATCTTGGCCCTTGGCCCTTCTAGGAGCTCTTCTGCCTGAAGCACCTGCAGTAGCAGTGGTGGTAGATGGGGCTCTCTGAGACCCCTGGGGAGTGTGAGCAGCAGGGGAGCTCTGGGGAGGCCCCccaaaaggaggagaggaagaagaggggGACCCTTCCTCCTCTGCTGCAGTGGCCTGAGCACCCTTGACACTGTGGGTGTCACCTCGGGCCTGGTGACGCTTCTCGCGGGCGCGGAGCTTACTCTTCTGACCCCGAGGCATGATGACTCTGCTCAAGGGAAGCAGACAGGAGTGTGAGAGGGCAGGTGATGCGAGCCCACAGGAGGAGGGAGGCTGAGAGGGTGTGCACCCCCGTAACAGAGAGATGCCTCCTTGGCTTTCACAACCGCTGCCAATGCAGGATTCTTGAGGACACTGCTCTAGGACCTCACAAGGCTCCTACTGTCCCTTTCAGGACCCTGTAGAGGAAATGAGAGGAAGGATTAGgttgtagattgccagccctgctTGGGGCTTACTGGAGTGAGAGCAGGGGCTGACACTAGGGACCCTCTGTACTGGGTTATTGGGGATTCTTCTAATTTTATTCCTAGGGCCATCATATCAACTGCTGGCAGGGCCAGGGCACCTTGCCTCTACTACTCTGACTGAAACCTCAACTCCCTCTGGGACTCACAAGCAGAAACTGAAGGAGCAGCTCAGCCACCACTCCTGGCAGGGTGTCTCAGTGATGACAGCACACTGGGACTCGTTCTGACTGGGGTTCCTTGGAGGCCTCAGTTCTCCACCGGGGTCCTCACCATGGCTGCCCCCTTTTACCAGGTCCCACATCTCCCCAAAATGCCCTGAGAGTTAGTGAGTACAACTCACTAAGTCACCATACCCAGGTCCTCCAGGTCCGAATGCAGTGTTGGGGCTCTGTGTTTCCCCCTTTCTTCTGGCAGGAGTCACCTCATCAGTACTCAGTGTCCTCACCTTGACTCCTATTAGAGACCATGTCTCCTGCTTCTAACAAATACCCTGTTTGTACTCGTTACtgtcgaggcgattccgactcatagcgaccctataggacagagcagaattgcccccatggactttccaagaagcacctggtgaatttgaactgctgacctttcggttagcagccatactacttaaccattatgccaccagggtttcctctcctgAATAAGCCTCTCCATTAGTCCAAGGACTTCATGTCCCCGAGACCATCTATCCCTAGGAACAAACCAGGAGGCACCTTAGCCTGACACCTCTGACCGTGGCTCCCCTGGGCCAACAGCAGTGGGAGCCTTTACTGCATCCTCCTCTCttcttgggggaggggagaagaggatAATTCCCTATTGCCTTCTAAAGGATTTTTACCTTGACTCCCACCAGTTTCTGGGATCCCTCTATCTCTTGAATTGGGGCTTAAACTAAGGCGCTCATCTACCTCTGATACTCCAGGCAGAAGTCCAGAGTCCCCTGAACTTGCCAGATTTGTCCTGGGCTTCCAGGGCGACTGGCATTAGCAGAGCCCACTGCAATCCTCCCCATTTTGGGTTGAGTGGTCCCTGTACCTCAATCATGTCTTCTTTCACTCTGCACCATTCCTGGAACCCCACTCTCTGCTGTCATGAGGCCACATCCCTCAGACCAAAGACCACACCTTCCTGAGAACTCAGAGTTGAAAGTCAGAGTGAGCCACATCCTTTGCAGGCTCTTTTGGGAATCCTAGGCCTTGCCAGGGTGGTGGGGTTTACCTGACCCCAGTGTTCTCAACTGGTGACCCTTTCATTCCTCACTCAGGCTTCTGAACGTCTTCCGGGTAGGGCTCCTCCCTCTACTAACTTAAGTCCGCCCGAAAGCAGGGCTAGGATTGATGGCTCAGACTAAGGCCCTCACCTCCACAGAGGGAAGTCGGGGTGCTGCACATCTGGCTACCCCTGCCCGGGGGCTCCCAGAGCTGACATCAAGATTGGGCTGCCGGCGGCCCCTTTTTTAAGGGGAACCCTCCTCATTAGCACTAAGGGTCCTCGCCTGGCCTGCAGTTCGGGTCTAGGTCTCCTCCCTCTTCGGAACTCGGGTGCTTTCTTGGACCGAGGCCTGCCCATCCTTAGACTTTACAGGCCGAAGTCAGCCTGGTGGCCTTGAGGCTGGCGGTAGGGGCGGGACTTTGTGGGACCTCTTCTGTTCTGGGTTAGGTGTCCCCCTAGTCCACTTTCAGGGTCCTCACCTGGACTCCTGACCGCTCCCGAGACTCCACCCTCCTCCGATGATGAAAGCCTCAACCCGGTCAGACCAGAGGCCACGCCTTCGCGGCACTTCCCGGATGGAAGTCGGCGCATGCCCGCCCGTCACTTCCGGCCAAGGCTATAGGGGGTCTCTGAGGGCCAAGGCCCTCAGAAGGGGGTCTCCGAGGGCCAACAGGAGAGGCGGTGCTCTTAGGACCCCGCTTTTCTGGGGTTAATTGCTCACCACAATCCACATTCAGGGTCCTCACCTTTACCCCTGATCAGTCCTGAGACTCCACCCTCCACTGCTGAGGAGAGCTCACAGCCCCCTCAACCAGAATCTGTACCTTCCCAGCACTTCCTAGATGGAAGCCAGGACATGTCACATCTGTAGAAGGCTGTAGGGAGGGTCTCCAAGATTAAAGACATTCGTGGTAGGGGCCGGGGACCCCGAGGGCCGACAGCAAGGGCAGGATTCTTGGGGCTCCAGTGTTCTGGAATGAGAAGTCCCTTAGTGCTCACACTGGGATCTCGCCTTCATACCTATCAGAGCCTGGGAGTCCCGCGTATGAAGACCTGACTCACAGGCTCAGACCATGATTCTCACCAAGCTGAGACCCTAGAGGTACAGGTTAGAGTGTGCCACATCATACACTTGCGTGGGGCCTCAGAGGATTGCAGGCTGTTTCACTGCTCCTGGCAGATGATTTTTAGGCGGTACGTCGCCCCATAAACACTCAGGGTCCACACCTAACTCCAGTTAGGGACAAGACTCCTCCCTCTGCAGAGCTGGGGCCGCCCCTGTAGACCAGACCTTCCCTCCCTGAGACCACTCAGGAAGAAACGACGGGCACCTTTGTCAGAGAGCTCTCCCAGAGGCTTACCAGGACTAAGAACAGAGGCAATGCTCTCTTCTGCTCCTTTTGTTGATGGGGTTCCCATTCATAACACTCAGGGTCCTCACCTTGCCTCCTTGAGGGCCTGAGTCTCCTCCCTCTATGGACCTGGGGGTATGCCCACAAGACCTGATACCCTCCAGGCAGAAATGAGGAGACTCCTCATCCTGACAACTCTGCCCTGGGACTCCCAGGGCCAACAGCAGGAAGGATTTTGTGTGGCCTCCTCTGTCTGGGGTGGGTGGCTCCCTCCTTCCTCATTCACAGTCTTCATCTTGAAAATGACCAGTCCTGGAAATCCACACCTGCTCAATCAAAGGCTGGTCCCCTCATATCAAGGTCTTTACTGACCTGGGACCTCTGATTTGGAAGTCAGGATAAGTCATATCCAGCCAGGACTGTCTGAGATCTCTCAGAGGAAATTGCAAGGCCAGGACACTTGGGGACCACACTCTTCTTGAGGGGGCCACCCATCATCTTCATTCAGGGTCATCTCTTAGGTATCTATCAGAGGCTGAGTGTCCTCACTTTACTGGCTTAGAGAGTGTCCTTAGGCCAACGTCTCAGGTCCCTGAGAAATCTGAAGAATAAGTGAGGGCACTACCTGGGGCTCTCTAGGTCTGAGAGCAAGCCCTGCAATTCCTTGTGTGATCCCTAAATTCTGGTGtgtatttcttctctgttttcagtcactGGAGTCCTCTTCTTGGCTCCTCTTTGATTAAAGGCTTCCTGAGAAAGGCAACATCTTTGCAAACTTGAGCAAATTTGCTATTGCAGATCTTGCAGAGATTTGGTCACTGTCCCAGAGTGAGAAGTGGCATGAGGTGGGGAAGCTGCAGCCAAAGACAAGAAGGCCAACACAGGTGTTGGGCTGTCAGAAAACCAGGCTGATCTCATCCTTCTCTCCTTCAGCCACACACACAGGCTCATGTAACATTGGTTCTGCTAGATCCACTCTCTACTAACTACTGTTACGAGTTTTTGTATcctagtggtaactttggtaaagggtaagacagcagactgtactggggaagccagcacaacctattCAAGGAAAGGTTGTGAAAGCTCCGTAGACACAcctaaact
This region includes:
- the LOC126068827 gene encoding melanoma-associated antigen B2-like, whose product is MPRGQKSKLRAREKRHQARGDTHSVKGAQATAAEEEGSPSSSSPPFGGPPQSSPAAHTPQGSQRAPSTTTATAGASGRRAPRRAKGQDEGGPRSSATQAPNERSRRDPLTRRVILLSQFLLSKYEMQEPITKGNMMKIINKRYKEHFPDILRRASEYIELVFGLDVKEVDSKGQSYTIVSKLEITEKENLSGGRGFPKKGLLMPLLAMIYTNGSCATEEEMWEFLNMMGVYDGKTHFIFGEPRKLITKDLVQAKYLEYRQVPNSDPPRYEFLLGPRAQAEASKTKVVEFLAKDNDMCSSAFQALYEETCRDEEERVAGREWAGAGPNARARASVRSSPAAGIPQGPQSILPIATAAAGASGTSAAGGAEGQDEGGPSSSAAPAPTERSQRDPVTRRVSTLLQFLLYKYKMKEPITKAEMMKIINERYKEHFPDILRRASVHLEVVFGLDLKEVDSKGQFYALVSQLEITKEENFIGGRGFPKNGLLMPLLGMIYRNGNRATKEEMWEFLNVLGVYDGKRHFMFGEPRKLITKDLVQEKYLEYRQSPHSSQQEKVLEFLAKISATDSSAFQAVYEEIGRLKKRELQAENGPGLVLMPGQGPLSG